Proteins encoded in a region of the Anas acuta chromosome 13, bAnaAcu1.1, whole genome shotgun sequence genome:
- the NALF2 gene encoding NALCN channel auxiliary factor 2 isoform X2, with protein sequence MIRGAWLSPRGGGGAVCCAPRRSDKPAADPERAQKWRLSLASLLFFTVLLSDHLWLCAAAAKLRARERSGAGRPRGRGPRALGEAEDGGAGGGCEAFVGNLSRPPAAPGPCPAPRGDLDSACARLGSLQRLLGSFAGGQLAGTAPAPRSLLQAYFGNLNLSFCDSYTIWDLLREMAGPDSLDCSLDNLMLDLVAAAAAGALGGEACSSCVQAYQRLDQHAQEKYEEFDLLLEKYLQSDEYSVRSCVRDCKASNAGKRAQKPHGGGGGGRRGQGTQAAHSPGAPGSRGTRCWGLTALLPPCRVEPRSLCCPNPRAGSAWGQGQSPGTGLRQGRASRLEGRASKHDTVRPSPPPLACREELCAALGTALTQAVGSAVT encoded by the exons aTGATCCGCGGCGCCTGGCTGtccccccgggggggcggcggggccgtgtGCTGCGCCCCCCGGCGCAGCGACAAGCCGGCGGCCGACCCGGAGCGGGCGCAGAAATGGCGCCTGTCGCTGGCCTCGCTGCTCTTCTTCACCGTGCTCCTCTCCGACCACCTCTGGCTctgcgccgccgccgccaaGCTGCGCGCCCGGGAGCGGAGCGGCGCCGGGAggccgcggggccgcgggcCCAGGGCGCTGGGGGAGGCGGAGgacggcggggccggggggggctgcgaggCCTTCGTGGGCAACCTCAGCCGgccccccgcggcccccggGCCTTGCCCCGCTCCCCGCGGCGACCTGGACTCGGCCTGCGCTCGCCTGGGCTCGCTGCAGCGCCTGCTGGGCTCGTTCGCCGGCGGGCAGCTggcgggcacggccccggcgcCCAGGAGCTTGCTGCAGGCGTATTTTGGGAACTTGAACCTCTCCTTCTGCGATAGCTACACGATCTGGGACCTGCTGCGCGAGATGGCCGGCCCCGACAGCCTGGACTGCAGCCTGGACAACCTGATGCTGGACctggtggcggcggcggcggccggggcgcTGGGCGGGGAGGCGTGCAGCAGCTGCGTCCAGGCGTACCAGCGGCTGGACCAACACGCTCAGGAAAAATACGAGGAGTTCGACCTCTTGCTGGAGAAATACCTGCAGTCGGACGAGTACTCGGTCAGATCCTGCGTGAGGGACTGCAAG GCCTCTAACGCAGGCAAACGGGCCCAAAAACCCCATGGAGGAGGCGGAGGTGGGAGAAGGGGACAAGGCACGCAAGCTGCTCACAGCCCCggagctcctggcagcagggggaCGCGGTGCTGGGGGCTCACAGCCCTCCTGCCCCCGTGCCGGGTGGAGCCAcgctccctgtgctgcccaaACCCAAGGGCTGGCAGCGCTTGGGGACAGGGCCAGAGTCCTGGGACAGGgctcaggcagggcagggcaagcAGGCTCGAAGGCAGAGCCTCCAAACACGACACCGTGAGGCCATCACCGCCGCCTCTGGCCTGCAGAGAGGAGCTCTGCGCGGCGCTGGGGACAGCATTAACCCAGGCTGTAGGGTCAGCGGTGACCTGA